Within Bacillota bacterium, the genomic segment CATAAATTTTACTTGGCGGAACTCCCAACCTCTCCGTATTTATATCCCTGAGATGCTCCACAACCCCCTTATACTGCGGGAACCTGTCCTTAAACATCATCACTCCGAATTCATAAGCAGCAACCCTGCTATTGAAAGCATCCTTGGAGTTCGTTGTCTTGTTTGCCTTGACATGCGAATTGGCAATCAATAGCTTATAACCTTCGGGGAACTCATATATATCTTCAAAGCTAAAGGGCATAAAACCCAGCTTCACGATATAACCTCTTTCTGCAAATTTCATGGCAGCGTGGTCGGCAGCTCCTCCCCTGGAACCTACGTACCACTCGCCCTCTCCGCACAGCTCAACGAATCTCTGCGGCGTCAAATCAAGCCCGTTCAACACATGAAACGCCTCTGCCGTTGATACGACAATAGCGGATGAGCTTGACAGCCCTGCCGCTATCGGTATATTGCCCGTAAACGCCATATCCATGCCTTTCAGCTTCCTATCCCTGAACTGATACTGCAACCTCAGTATTGGGGCTTTCACATAGTTGACCCAGTCTCCCTTTGCATTTATAACCATCTTCTCAATCTCGCCCGATTCAAGGTAGCTTAACCAGCTGTCCCAATCAAGCTCTATCAGATGCTCGGATATACTAAATTCCCGTTCCTTAAAATCATCATCTGTGTTTACTATCGTGACCTTGTCATCATCTCTTGCAGCCGCAACGGTAATTACTTCTTTGTTTATTGACATAACATTCACATTGCCGCCCCGGTGGTCTATATGGCATTATTAATTCCTTTATTATTGTCATCAACCAATAAACTCTTTATTTCATTTAAAACCTTTTCTCTTTTCTTTGACAGCCATTCTTTCTCTACCATTATTCCAAATCGTTCTTCAAATGACAGTTCTTCAAGATTGTTATCCGGTTCACTTAGCATCTGTGCCATAACCTTAAGTTTTTCCATGTCAGGTTCCGGTGGGCTGTCATTTCTTTCTGCGGGTGGATACAACAAAGACATTAACTGCTTATCACTGATGTTTATTGGTCATCCTATTTCTGCTCTTTTGGCTCTTTCTAGCACTTCTGCAACTGTACTTTTACCACAGTTGCATGATTTGCCAATCTCTCTTAAAGATAGACCGGCTTCATGTTTTAACCTTAAAATTTCTCTCGCTTTCAGCATATTAATCCTCCTCATCGGATTGCCCCCCTTAATTAACTTTTAACTAAAGGTTAGCAATTTTTTATTTATCCGACAAGGTGTCCGGATGTGCCGAAATGGTGTCCGGATACTCCCGTTATGCTGTCCGGATATTCCCGGAACAGGTGTCCGGATGCTTCCGAAATATGCACTCCCCAAGGAAACAAGCGAATCGACCATAAAAATAAATCTCATTTTATGAATAAACTTGGAAAATAAGCTTCAGCTTCTTTTATGTAAATTTTTATACTGACTTTTTGGGCTTAGAAATTATGAATTAATCTGGATTAATTTGGAATATATTGGGTATAAAATTTGGAAAGATTTTCGTTAAGGAAACCCTAATTTGATTTTACGCGTTTGTACGATTCCAGCACTTGATGTCGTGAAATCTCAAACGACTTTCCTTCTCCCATTAAATCCTCCCATTTCCGGCTGTTTAATATTTGAAGTATAGATAAAAGAACCCCTTCACTTGATTTTAAATAATCTATCGACATTTCTTAATATACTCTCTTTAAAAATGTTAGCCATTTTCACCAATTCTTAACTCATCCAGTAATTTTGTAAACTCATCAATATTAAGTTGCTGTCTTTTATCCGAAAGAGCAAGTTCAGGATTCGGATGAACCTCCACCATAATTCCATCTGCCTCGGCTGCCAATACAGACTTTGCTATTGGTACAATTATATCCTTTCGTCCAAGAGAATGGCTTAAATCAACAATAATAGGCAAACATGTTTCATTTTTTATAATTGGAATACTTGAAATATCCAGAGTATTTCTAGTACTTGTTTCAAAGGTGCGGATGCCACGTTCACATAAAATAA encodes:
- a CDS encoding sigma-70 family RNA polymerase sigma factor, whose protein sequence is MLKAREILRLKHEAGLSLREIGKSCNCGKSTVAEVLERAKRAEIG
- a CDS encoding IstB-like ATP-binding domain-containing protein; the encoded protein is MLYPPAERNDSPPEPDMEKLKVMAQMLSEPDNNLEELSFEERFGIMVEKEWLSKKREKVLNEIKSLLVDDNNKGINNAI